The genomic region ATATGGAGATCTCTCTTTACATGTAAAAAGAGAcctaaaagagagaaagagagagtcatcTCTTTCCATGTTTTGTAGCTACAAGTCTCCATCCTCTTCATCGAACATGGTGTGCACAAGGCCCACATGTGTCAAATGCATTATGGCTGTTGCTCGTTTCATTTGGACCATCCTTTACCGGAACAAAggtgcacatgaacacacaaacagcagtggaGTGTGAGGACTCTGCTTTGTGCTACGAGGCCACAGTCAGACCTCCCTGGAAACATGGAGGTCAATACTGTTCTCCTGAGCTGTGCTACTCTTGGAGGGTCAACGCGGAAAACACTGAGACATCAAGAGGCTGTTGTTCTGCGACATTGCAGGTGGTAGActgctcggggggggggggagaagtttcagcgtatgtgaatgtgaatgtgaatgtgaatgtgtgtgtgcatgtgtgtgaatgagtgtgcgGGAGCGTACGCAcgcgtgagtgtttgtgtgtgggactctttgtgtgcgtatgtgaatgtgtgtgtatgtgtgtgtggctctaatGGTACTGTTCGCCCCCCATTGTGGTGTCTACCCGAGTGTCACAAGTGCAGTCGTGCGGTGTGGTTGCTTTGAGGTGCCgactccaacccccccccccccccgccctagCAGACAACAGGACTGGACACTTTCACCAGACTGCCGCAGCCCTGTAGTGACCACTGGTTTTAATGTCTTAATCTGCTTTTAGCCGGCGATCTACAGTATGGAATCATCAGCCACTTATTCCCAAACCGCTGTGCCTAATCCCCAATTAGCCTCCGAAGTCTCCCGCCGGTCTCAATCCGGACTCGGCCTGCGTTTGTCCTTCTGTGAGGCGTGCCTAATGCAACATGTCATCTGCACTCCGGTCCGACGCGCGGAGAAGCTGTGCTGTATTCCACCGCACCGCACAGCACATGCCACTGTCCAAAACATCACGTGTACCCGAGTTCAAATAGCCAGCGCACTGGAATGGGTtcagccctgatgtggcccgGGACAGGCCCGGATGTGGAGGGGCACAGGGCCGGATGCGGACGGGGACAGGGCTTGATCCATTCCCTCCACTGAGCACACAGCgtgctcttttttcttttggggCCGCTGCCATGTCACATTTGTTCAGGGCAAGACGATCGGATCGCAAAGTAtgtccattttttttccccccagcagATGTCTATACAAACTGTCACACTGTATCATCACACACGCTTTGTGATGCTTTGAAAATACGCCGTGTTCCTGCTCTCTTTGTAATACCGATGTGGCCTTTATGAAGTGCCATGAAGTGTTCAGGAGGAACACCCCCACATTAGCTGACTGGTGGCACTGGGTTGTTTGTAcgttatgttttattttctcttacTCCTGTTTGGATTTATTTGAAAAGCATTCATTCACATCACCCATAAACTGCTACTATGAGCAGGCTGTGAAGATCTGAACTGACCCTGGCACAGATCCTATGAGAACTGTCTCCCAGCTGAAAAACTAGGAAgcttatttttgtatttttcatcaGTTTGGGACTTATTATGGCCAGCTGCTGGACTGAACTATCATTTCTATCCCATAATTATACACTGGCGTGACTAACAGTTTTCCAAAAATGATTGTTGTTAAAATTGTACAGCCACACACGTTCCTGCAACAGACCATAATTACAACTATTTGAGCTTAAATTGCATTTGGGAATTGACCGTGTTCGTGTTAACGTCCTCAACATTTAAAAGTCCGAGGAGGTGTAGTTGAAGAGTAGTAAAAAGATGCATTACTGTTGAACTCATGCACCCCACTCCACGCTCCCCTTCACCATATCTATTCTGTGATGAGCACCCCGTCCCATTTCCACTGTTGTCATTCCTGTGGTGAAGAGATGtggaacacatacacaacccccCCTTCCCACCCACCACAATGGCTACTCTGCTAAGAACCTCATCACCACATCCATTCAGTTTCAagagaccccccccacacacacacacacacacacaccatttccatTCAGTTATGAcagaagcccccccccacacacacacacacaccatgtccaTTCTGCTgtaaggaccccccccccccccccccccaaccataTCCATTTTCCCATGAGGaacccctgccacacacacacatctcttccactcctactgcatgtgtgtgtgtgtctctaggaGGGTGGctcctgtgtgtccctgtggcCGTGCTGGCAGTGTGTCTCCTGTCATCGGTGCAGGGACTTGGAGACGGCTCATGTTGCTCTGTGATCCTTGGCTCAGTCGCCATAAATAAACAGAGCTGAGGGCCGCTGGCCTGGTCCCAAGTGTCCACTGGAGAGGGCTGCAGCTGCTGGCTCACGCCCAGGTTCCAACCGGCGCAGGGGGAGAAGACACAGACCCGTACCCCTgtgacaccacacaccacaccgcaccgcacggcaccacaccgcacaacaccacaccacaccacaccacaccacaccactccacaacGCCCTGCACCACatcacaccgcaccgcaccgcaccactccgcaccgcaccgcaccacaccacaccacaccacaccacaccacaccacaccactccacaccacaccacaccacaccacaccacaccacaccaagtgCAATAAGGGATGGAAATTGTGGGCCTAAACTTGCCACAGTCTGCCTGTGGAGATAGAGATAGCAGCAGTTTATAGCCGCCATGACACTTTCTGGTTACTTCCCCTGATGTGATTCTTAAAAAGGTTGTGTACAAACTTAATCTTATCCAATCCAGGACTCTTTTATTGACTGTGATGTGCCAAAGATGTGTGAAGTTTGTATGGGCCAAATGTTTTGGTATCTGACTTTCAGTCCTCCCCTGAATCCAGTCTGAGCTTCCTTACTGATAGTTTGGGCCTGTTTTTCAGGGCTGGAACCATACTGCTTCTGGAACGTCCCGGGGTAAGACTGGACGAGCATCTACACTACCTTTGAACGCTTGCATTTGTTGCCACTCACCCCCACGCCTTAAAAGTGTCCTTGGCAAAgcatatttatatacattttccaGTGATGGACTTTTAAGTCTCACTTGATGTTCAACAGAGCTCTGAGAGCTTTTTGTGTCCTGAATCCCGTGTCTCTGATTGGGAGACCTTGACACACAGTGACCAGCATGCACTTCTTCATCACTGAGAACATCCCTCCTGTCAGTCCACCTAAACACAAAGGACAGCTGGGCTTCCCCACCGGTCACTGCTGCCTGGACAGCTTTGTCTTGGATATGGCACTTATAAAGCTTCTGGAATATACCCACACTGTCATTTCCTGCGCTCTGTGTACTCTGAGGGTACAGCCCCGCTCTTTAAAGCTCTTGGATGAGACATCGGTGTGGATTTGTCTCTGAAAGCCCAGACGCTGTGCGGTCAGGGTATCTGAGACATGCGCCACACAACGCAGCCAACAGACTGCCGTAATTACTGCCCAGTGGCGATAAGAGACTTGGGCTTGGAAGCACCGCACGCGATACAGCAAGATTTATGTCCAGTGACTTTACTGGAAAACAAAACAGCGATGTGTGGTCTTTGAAGAGGAAAATATAAGCATTTAAACTTTAACTTTATTCATTCAGCCTTCAGCCTGTGGCTTAcaataaaaaatgacatttaagGACATTAAATGCTTatgctgatatatatatattatataacatatgaacaaacatatTTACCTGCGACTAGTACTACCTAAAATATGCTAACAAGGTATAAGATTTTCTACTCGTTTaacacaataaaacattttgaatatGATATTTGCAAAAGTATGGTAGGGAGGAAAGAAATATAGAGTAGGAAGTTACAGATTTTTACAGGTCAGTATTATTTTATTAGTTGTATTACAATAAGTGTTTTACGCTGACATGATATTATGTATTATGAAATTGTGAGTGTAGGAGCTTTGTATCTATACGGAAATGACAAAGATTGATTAAGATAATAAAGACATGAGACACACTAGAACGCGACAACATTACACAGTATCAGTCAAACAATATAACAGAGTTAGTTTTTACAGATACTTTCCATTTACAAGAATAATAGTGattcaaatgtgaaaatgtataaaaatgtGTGCAAGCACCATATATGTGAGTTAAAAGCTCACAACCTTTTCTGTGAGTTAAAAATTCTCAAAGTTACAGTCATGCTCTGTCATCCTGCACAGGATGTACTTCCACTGCCGATCCCTGAAACAAAGCAGAAGGGAGAATGTCATTGTCTTTATTGTCTTTATGGTCTCAGGTCAATGCCATTGTTTTACTGTATGTTTGCAAAGAGGTATGTCTGCAATCTAGAGTGTCTTTGCCGCAAGAAGAGAGAAGTCATTGCTGTTGGCAAACCTGAGCACCCCGCTGAAGGTGGTCTGAGCCCCTCGGATGAAGTAGCCGTAGCTGGGGACGACAAAGTCGGATTCTTCCTGATAGTACTCTGGATTCTCCTGGGTCTTCCTGCGGGGGGATTATATACAGTCATTCATACAGGCTGAAGACAGTGTCTGGACACATGCTAATGGTGGATTGGCACACTATTTCATCagaatgactgagtgagagaggtgcgtgatgactgagtgagagaggtgcgtgatgactgagtgagagaggtgcgtgatgactgagtgagagaggtgcgtgatgactgagtgagagaggtgcgtgatgactgagtgagagaggtgcatgatgactgagtgagagaggtgcatgatgactgagtgagagaggtgcGTGATGAATGAGGTGCAtgatgactgagtgagagaggtgcatgatgactgagtgagagaggtgcgtgatgactgagtgagagaggtgcGTGATGACTGAGGTGCAtgatgactgagtgagagaggtgcgtgatgactgagtgagagatGTGCGtgatgactgagtgagagaggtgcgtgatgactgagtgagagaggtgcgtgatgactgagtgagagaggtgcatgatgactgagtgagagaggtgcgtgatgactgagtgagagaggttCGTGTGATGGAGATCTGGTCTCTCAGAAGAAGGGAAGGTCCCTGTGGTAATGTGGAGGGGGTTAGACGCACCAGCAGGAGTAGGGGCATCGCCGGCTGTAGCGGCAGCACCAAAACTGCCACTCGCGGTCCAGAACCGCGCTAAAGTACTGACTCTGCACCCCTGCCACCAGACCATTATTGGAGCACGTGGCCGACCTGCGAAGCACAAGGGAAGGAAATCAACAGATGTCTTGGGTCAAACGTGTTTAACGTGAAGGGTTTTGCCATAGGTAAAACATGTTGTCATGTTGTCAGtcccttataataacatttacgagcctgtcagtggcaaaaacaagCTGTTCACTTTGATGTGCTGACTTGCCATCATAGGATCCCATTGTATAGCAATTTTGCACTAACTCAGTAGTGGACTGATTTCAATCATTAATTGTCCCTAGTAAGTACAAATTTGGACCctaaaagatctaaaaatagagCCCAGGTTgaaagtttccctttaatgaACAGATGTCTACTGTGAAAATAGTGACAATGTGTCTATAGGGGCAAAAGCAACGGACATTTTCTAGATGGAACTTGAGGGCATTGATGAGGCAATTGccaatactgtatgtatttaagGATCCCATGAAAACAAATGTGAACCATGCCAATGATGGCTGCCGTGTCACGGTTCAGTTTACATTCGCTGACAGGCATACCTAAATGTCACCAAGAAGCTTTGCTGACATGAGTTAAGACCATTTTCAGAGAGATCATTTTCCGTCTCTGTGAGCATAGTGGTTGTGGATGATATAGGCACATAATGGATCTATTCAAATTTTTCTGTCAAATTATATATAGAACCAGTGCCTGCCATCCCCTCCCACACAAGTCTGAGTTTGTTTGTCGGTCGGTTTGGCCCTCAtcagaaaataaaatacaggATTTGTTAGTCTAACTTGAAATGGTTGTTTTGAAGCCCATAAATCACGTTGTAATGTCTAGCTGGCTTTCTTGTCAGTCTCAGTCAAGAGGACTTCCTTGTGTGCATAGGAGGTGAGAGGAATGTAAAATGAAGAACGACCAACTTGACACGTCGGCGATTGGTGAGGTATCGGACATACAACTTTAGGGCCGCCACTGTCTCCATCTCCAAATTTGTGGAGAACATTATATCTAAGAGATAATCCACAGTCCCTCACTCCTAAATTATTCCCAAATAATGTAATCTTCATATCAGAGAAGAGCTCCGGCCACTCAGGGTGACCttcattgtgtttattttatCTGCGGGCTCCGATCAGTGATTGTCTGTAATAAGTAAATAAGATTTAAATAGACCCCTCCACGTAGAGGTGGAAACCTTGGCCCTGATGCAGGACCTTGATTTTCCACCTCATCTCATCCAGAGATGCAGCTCTGGAGGTTTAGATCCTCAGGGACCTTTCCTCATGCCACAGTAAGCAAAGCTCAATCAGGAAAAGCAGACGTTGATGCAGCCAGTGTGTTTAAAGGACTGCAGAGAGGAGGCTTTAAGAGAGACATTTCATTTGTATGGACTCACAGATGGTGGTTGAGTTACTTGAAGCTCCAGCTTTGTCCCCAGGTTTAGTGTAAGCACAGGTTTGTTTACAGAGCGACTGCAGAGAGGAGGCTTTAAGAGAGACATTTCATTTGTATGGACTCACAGATGGTGGTTGAGTTACTTGAAGCTCCAGCTTTGTCCCCAGGTTTAGTGTAAGCACAGGTTTGTTTACAGAGCGACCTGTTTATGGCCCATACAGGCTGCTGTCAACACAACAGAGCCACCAACATCAACCGCATGTAGCCCCTgcactgtcatggcaacacagacacagggcaACGGACCTCAGCCAATCGGAATTAGGTTAGGCCTCTCCCAGTGGAGTGCCTGTTTCTTTGCCCGAGCGCAAATCAAAGTGACTGCTTTGATagtgtgagaggaggagggtgggtgtgtgtgagggggttgggtggtggtggtggtggggggggggggtgtgctggTGGGGGGGGTGCTGGTTTGGAAGTCTAGCAAAACCCTTAAGAGCATCAGCCATTAATccacagggtggggtggggttcaACCCAGTGCATTCATGCTTTGTGGGGATGTAAACAACCCCACCTGCTGATAGGGACATCATACAGCCATTTGTGTTCACATGCGATGAAATGTGGACAGGTGAAACATATAGGGATACGTGTGGAGCAATCAGTGACAATTATCTGTCTTGTTTACACACACTTTAGCacaaagccaaaacaaacaactctgctctttctctcagctCGAAGTTAGTGTACAAAGTCTTATTTACAATACTGCAACTGCATTCTTCTGGGTCTGGAAACAGAACTGGTTAATTCCCTCTCCTAATCAAATGGGAGGCACACAGCCATATCGACCAAGCAGCCTGTGGTGGAGTGGGGTCTATCTGGCCTCGGCACAAAGCAAGCCCCCTAGAGATGAGGGTGGGGACAGATTTTCCACTGGATGAAAGGCAGCCATGGTGCACCCAATTAACCCGGAGCAAAATCCCTCCTGCATGCCACCTTAACGAACGCTGGATCTAAAGGGTGGATCATTAGGGACGTCACATGGCTCCTTACGGAGACCTGCTTCTACTGTAAACTCTTATGATTCTGATACCTCCGTGATATCCTCGCCGCTGAGGCTCTCTTTTAGACTATCCCTCTCTGTCATCCAGTAAGAGCAATACACCACAGGAGAGAACATGAATGAGAAGGgcctgacagtgacagtgattgaTATCAAGCTCATTTCATAGTACTCTGCTTCGTCCACTtagctttttttccccattctgACAGCCTTCTTTCCGGAAACCTTGACAAGAATGCTAAATGTTTCGAGAGTTGCGTTGTGAAttcataaagagaaagagagagagagagagagagagagggagagagagagagagagagagagagagagagagagtgttcggTCATGAGAGTTTGAGGGTCATGTAAGGACAAATAACGTCAGGGTTCATCAGTGCAAGAAGGGCTTTGACCGTGACACCCACGGCTCAGCCAATCATGAGAGCACCTCCAAACAGACAGGAAATAGCACTGACATTTATGGACGTGGAGCGCAAACCCAACATGGAAAGTTTGTGTGGAAATGCTGAGAGACCGCCAGCAAGGAGAAAGCCTCCAGCAGAACATGGACCCAGAACGAAGGGAAAGAGCGAGACTGAGACTCTGAGCTCTGATGCTCCAGCCACTTTCTTGGTTCTGTTTCTATGGCGCCAGAGCTCATGTGAAGTTCCAGCTTCAAGATCCACATTGGTTTCAGCGGTGGCGTTTTGCGAGGGGAAATTTATGCCTGGGCCCCCTGCACTGGCTATTTTGTCCCTATGTGGGTTTTAATGAGAGTCTACATTTAGCCAAGCCCCAAAACATGTTACGGCCTAAATGGTTTTACGTAGGACTTGTACCTTACAGCTGGCATACAACGAGGACATCACCAATCACTCTATTTAGGGGTAATTTTACTGTGCTCTGTCATGTTTCAATAGCATAATAGCCAACAGCAGGGAAGAGAGTGCTGAGTGCTGAGAGTGCACAGGGATGCAGCAGACTGCCACTTCACACATTTACTCACTATCCCAACAAGGCATTTGGCCTCAGGTGTGTTAAGTAAATATTGTGTTTGTGAAGGGCAGTGTGCTGCGGCTCATAATGCCGTCTTGGTCTTTCAAATGTGGTAAACTACCGTGACTCCCTACTGTTTGCACGTCGAATAAGCCCGTAAGAACAGCCTGGGAAGCTGAGCGTGGAGAAACCTAAGTGGTCCCATGCTGCTGTTCTTCAGTCTCTGATTAGAGGACCTGTTTCCTATAGGTCTGTGCATATGGAGGGAGGGTTGGCAGTGCGTGAGCCTGCGTGCATTCGTCAAGGGAACCAGTGTGACGTCCTGCAATGAGTCTGGGTGTAAATAGTGTTTCATCATTCTTCATTTCAtctttgttttcctgtgtggTTTCTGAGGCAGATGATGACATGTTTTTGTCTGAACATTTAGGGGACACAGACATTTTTGTTCCTTTCTGAGAGTCAGATTGAGAGCGTGTTTATTTTCATCAGatgtgtctttaaaaaaaaacaatggatgAGATTACAGTGTGTGGACTGGAACTGGTTTAAAAACATGTTGACATCAGGACCTGGGATTACATGGCACATGCAGCTGTCcacatgcctcacacacacacgcacgcacgcacgcatgcacgcacacacacacgcacacacacacacacacacacacacacgcacacacacacacacacacacacgcacacaccctgcGTATGCAACCAGTTGGCAGCATGCTTTCACTTGTAGGTGTGTTTAGACGCGTAGGTAGGCACTCCACTCATGCATATCGAGATGTGGGCCACACACTGCAATCTGACTCCCAGAATGCCCTTGAgcccactcatccactcatctaaaaaaaacacattgcttCCTCTCTGTCAACGCCCTTCCTCTTCTACACGAGCAGAGGAGTGTGTTCCTACAGGGAGTGCACACATACTAATAAAACATACATCTATACAATACTGTAAGTGACTCTGGATTAAAGCGTCTGTTAGAAGGATGCACATGAATGTAAGTCAATAGTACACCTGGTCATTCTTCCTCTAGTGCAGTGGTACACCTGGTCATTGTTCCTGTAACACTGTAGTACACCTGGTCATTGTTCCTGTCACACAATGGTACACCTTTCTGGGTCAAAGTAGTAGTATGCCGGGTCATTGTTCATGCAACAAGTCCACCGTCAGCCAGAGCAAAGCCACCTGGGGGCCTGTGTTGTGTGGCAATAATGACCTTTACGAGGCTCGCGTACGTGTCATCTGTAAAAACATCCCTTGGTGTTGTGGTATTATGCCGTGAGGTGTTGCATgtaaaacaatgcagctcactGAGAACAAGAACATCTGGTCTCTTATTGAACGCATTGCTGCATTGCAGTATGTGAAGTTTTCAGCACTGGCAATAAGCCTGTGGTAGGCATGTGACCACATTGACCTCAGGAAGCATGTGGAACTTGTTGCGATGGCCATTTTTCTTCAGAGGTCTGCAGATCTTGTCTATACATAGGTCTGTGCTGATATATAGACATGCCCAGGTCTATATTTGTGAGGTGAGAAATATAACATGCACTGATAGGAGAGAGGTGTCATGTGCAAATGAAGTGGATGGGAAAACATGTGAAGACCTCTTTTCCATGGTCTTAGCTTACCCCAGTATTATGCTGTGAATTATCAAGTATGCATTATACCAGAGGTATGAGATGTGCTCTAAAGCTATTGGTCCATTTCAGTTGAATTTGACACTATCTACATTTATTCCCAAAAATTGTAATAATTTGTACTATCGCCTTCAATCATGCattcaaaaagacaaataaaaataaggCAACGGCCATCTTCTCTATTCAAAAGCATTTTGCACAATTTAATTGTATCCACGTAACACTAATCTAGCAATTAAATGCATGTGACGTTTGAACAACATGTAAAGACAAAATGACACGTTAGCTTGAACACAGACTGACCACAGGCCTGCTGATTCCAGGCTGCTGCACCACACAGCCTGCATGTAGCGCCAGTTTAATGATCATTTTGAGAGTAAAAAGCAGCAGCTGCACTTTGCCGCTTTGTTCTTGCGTGGGGAGAGAGGATATGCGGTCGTACTCTTAAGCCAGAGTGTGGAACTGGACAGTAAATTGGAAGCGAATGCCAAAGGCACAAACACATCTGCCTCACATCCCTGTCCACTTCAGATCGATCATCTCTGAATGTTCACAACTCTTTTCGGCTTCAATAAACAAATGACTCAGACATTAATGCAGAACAGCTGTTGGTCCATGAACAGTTTCCTCCCAGCAATCAGACCTCCATCTCTTATAAAAGCACAGCTTGAGTACCACTCTCTTTCCCATAATTCATATCTATTTGCAAAGGTTGACGGCATATGCAgaaacagtcaaacacaaaaacattcttCATTGTTCTCCGGCCATTGTCGGAGGAATGATATTCAAATGATTCCCGTCCACCTGGGTCTGACGAGTTCTCCACTGTCTCCACCAAGATTGCAGGATGCCTCACAGACACTGAATGATGGAAAGCCACCTTCCGCATCAACCTCTCCAAAACGGTTTAACCAtagctatttttttttcagccttGTGATTGACATTGTCTATTGTCTTTTTCACATTACCTTTTATGGCATTTGGACTCAAACTGACTCACTGAAAAAccttaggttttttttttgcattgaggTGTTATGTAGTTACATTAGATTTATCACAGCGCgtctattttttatttgtctacAATAACATTTGAATGGAaaattacagtatatatacatgtgtgtgtgtgtatatatttaaaaaaaaaaaaaatatatatatatatacaatatataaaagTATGTAGCCCTAGACATGAATGCCACGTATAACTCTTTAAAGTTATCCAGAAGTACAGGCCTATTGTAAGAGATTAATTAAGTAtaaaatgcatttgttttgaaTTACCAAATAGAACTCTGGACTGAGAGCTGGATTCCGAGTCAAGGGTGACTGCAGACAATCTGGCATCTATTCTTCTTCCGACTACAATAATGAGCTGAAACCACCTTATAAGGGAATAAATGTGCCCTCATAAATGTAGAAGAAACGGTCTAGTGTTTAGTGATAGAGGTTACAGTGGGGTTTAGTAGATTTAACTTACTGTGTTAACCAAGCCTGTTAAACCAAACGTACCTGTCTAACCATGATAGGAGATACTTACATGCATGAGAGGGTTAGTTCTAAAAATGTTGAAACATCTATCTCCTGCTGTCTGGTGCCACTGACTACCAGAGCACCTGGGAATAACTGCAAACTGGCTGGTGCCATAAACTGCACTGGCCAGATGCTGCGGGACTGGACTGTCACCAGTGTGCAGTTCACGGCCAGTTTACAGCTCACTCCAGGCGGCTATCACATATTTCAGGCCAGACTTAAAAAAATCTGTCACTTTCTGAAACAGATTGCATCTTCAAAGCGCAGAGGAACATCTAGATATAAGCCAAGTTGATTGTCACTCTTCTGATGTGATGGTCAGAAAAGCACTggttacgcacacacacacaca from Clupea harengus chromosome 10, Ch_v2.0.2, whole genome shotgun sequence harbors:
- the dpt gene encoding dermatopontin — translated: MHPTLLHRSLPFLLPLLLLLAALTCAQPNDLYDEPWINQYRQGFNFQCPHGEALVAIRSYFSEKDGSDRLWSFECQPTPYSLGEPTDCWWDDINRGGMEWSATCSNNGLVAGVQSQYFSAVLDREWQFWCCRYSRRCPYSCWKTQENPEYYQEESDFVVPSYGYFIRGAQTTFSGVLRDRQWKYILCRMTEHDCNFENF